Proteins from a genomic interval of Inquilinus sp. Marseille-Q2685:
- a CDS encoding M48 family metallopeptidase, with product MCRSLTLHRRKVLVALVGATGTLVVGCVPGGEGGDFILVSPQQEAELGQQTWSKLRAERAASGNAEMNRMLAQVAGRLVSATGGNPAEWEFVVFQGHEMNAFAVPGNKVGVYEGMFSVAGSDAQLAAVVGHEISHVHARHGARRISRSMAAEIGMQALMAAMQAGDMAATDQIAGLLGAGVQYGVILPYSRDQELEADRLGVQAMARAGYDPQEAVRFWEAMAQAEGRGAPPEFMSTHPADSTRIQALQAELPAAMALYRGQG from the coding sequence ATGTGTCGGAGTCTGACTCTGCACCGCCGCAAGGTCCTCGTCGCCCTGGTGGGCGCGACCGGCACCCTGGTCGTCGGCTGCGTGCCCGGCGGCGAGGGCGGGGATTTCATCCTGGTCTCGCCGCAGCAGGAAGCGGAACTGGGCCAGCAGACCTGGTCCAAGCTCCGTGCCGAGCGGGCGGCGTCCGGCAATGCGGAGATGAACCGGATGCTGGCTCAGGTGGCGGGCCGGCTGGTCTCGGCCACCGGCGGCAACCCGGCGGAATGGGAGTTCGTGGTCTTCCAGGGTCATGAGATGAACGCCTTCGCGGTGCCCGGCAACAAGGTCGGGGTCTATGAGGGCATGTTCTCCGTGGCCGGCAGCGACGCGCAGCTGGCCGCCGTGGTCGGGCACGAGATCAGCCATGTCCACGCCCGGCATGGCGCCCGGCGGATCAGCCGCAGCATGGCGGCGGAGATCGGCATGCAGGCGTTGATGGCGGCAATGCAGGCCGGCGACATGGCGGCCACGGACCAGATCGCCGGCCTGCTCGGCGCCGGCGTGCAGTATGGGGTGATCCTGCCCTATTCACGCGACCAGGAGCTGGAGGCCGACCGGCTCGGGGTCCAGGCGATGGCACGGGCCGGCTACGACCCCCAGGAAGCCGTACGCTTCTGGGAGGCGATGGCCCAGGCCGAGGGCCGCGGCGCGCCGCCGGAATTCATGTCGACCCACCCCGCCGATTCCACCCGGATCCAGGCGCTGCAGGCCGAGCTGCCCGCTGCCATGGCGCTGTATCGGGGGCAAGGATAA
- the rimI gene encoding ribosomal protein S18-alanine N-acetyltransferase, translated as MRIVEAGPAEAAVLSALYESAFAEAWAPEQLAQLLAGPGVLTLIALDEAGEPAGYALGRVAADEAELLSIGLLPGRRRRGGGRLLLDALVDRCASAGAKALFLEVATDNAAALALYRGAGFREAGIRKGYYKVGAAAVDAIVMKRDLLPAAAG; from the coding sequence ATGCGCATCGTCGAGGCCGGCCCGGCCGAGGCCGCGGTGCTGTCGGCCCTGTACGAATCCGCCTTCGCCGAGGCCTGGGCGCCGGAGCAGCTGGCGCAGCTTCTGGCCGGCCCCGGCGTGCTGACGCTGATCGCTCTGGACGAGGCGGGAGAGCCGGCCGGCTATGCCCTGGGCCGGGTGGCGGCGGACGAAGCGGAGCTGCTGTCGATCGGGCTGCTGCCCGGCCGGCGCCGCCGGGGCGGCGGGCGCCTGCTGCTCGATGCGCTGGTCGACCGCTGCGCGTCGGCGGGCGCGAAGGCCTTGTTCCTCGAGGTCGCGACCGACAATGCGGCGGCGCTCGCGCTCTATCGAGGCGCCGGCTTCCGCGAGGCCGGCATCCGCAAGGGCTACTACAAGGTCGGCGCCGCCGCGGTCGACGCCATCGTCATGAAGCGGGATCTTTTGCCCGCGGCCGCGGGTTGA
- the tsaB gene encoding tRNA (adenosine(37)-N6)-threonylcarbamoyltransferase complex dimerization subunit type 1 TsaB, whose translation MIVLGLDAAGAGCGVAVRRNGRVLAARTEAMAQGHAARLMPLVLEVLDEAGVAPGEIELFGVTTGPGSFTGLRVGLAAVGGLALGTGRGIVGIPSFDAVLADLGPVAAGTILVALDGRRAEPFARLFDAAGTPLGEPLCLPAAELAALIPPGPVTVAGDGAHLVLPALAGRPDIRRAGSAAIDPATVARMAEDRADQAREGPPPPIYVRPPDAVPLAAPVPKP comes from the coding sequence GTGATCGTGCTCGGGCTCGATGCGGCCGGCGCCGGCTGCGGCGTGGCGGTGCGGCGTAACGGGCGGGTGCTGGCCGCGCGGACCGAGGCGATGGCCCAGGGCCACGCGGCCCGGCTGATGCCGCTGGTGCTGGAGGTGCTGGACGAGGCCGGGGTCGCGCCCGGGGAGATCGAGCTGTTCGGCGTCACCACCGGTCCCGGATCCTTCACCGGGCTCCGGGTCGGGCTCGCCGCGGTCGGCGGCCTGGCGCTCGGGACCGGCCGCGGGATCGTCGGCATCCCCAGCTTCGACGCCGTGCTGGCCGATCTCGGCCCGGTCGCCGCGGGCACGATCCTGGTGGCGCTGGACGGGCGTCGGGCCGAGCCCTTCGCCCGGCTGTTCGACGCCGCGGGCACTCCGCTGGGTGAGCCGCTGTGCCTGCCCGCCGCCGAGCTGGCGGCTCTGATTCCGCCCGGTCCCGTGACCGTCGCCGGCGACGGCGCCCATCTGGTGCTGCCCGCGCTGGCCGGCCGGCCGGATATCCGCCGCGCCGGTTCCGCCGCGATCGATCCGGCCACCGTGGCCCGGATGGCCGAGGACCGCGCGGACCAGGCCCGCGAGGGGCCGCCGCCGCCGATTTACGTCCGGCCGCCCGACGCGGTGCCCCTGGCCGCGCCGGTGCCCAAGCCGTGA
- a CDS encoding malonic semialdehyde reductase yields the protein MALDKIALDTLFREARTRCAFLDEAIPEATLRAVYDLMKRGPTSANSCPARIVFVTSEPGKAALRPAVDPEVLGATLQAPVTAIVAYDSAFHEHLPKLLPDEPETAIRFAARPDLAQETAHRDAAMQAAYLIMAARGLGLGCWLVGEFDRAKVDAAFLSGTRWRSSLLVDIGYVDRSKEFPRRPRLAFEEACRIV from the coding sequence ATGGCGCTCGACAAGATCGCGCTCGACACGCTGTTCCGGGAGGCCCGCACCCGATGCGCCTTCCTCGACGAGGCGATCCCGGAGGCGACGCTCCGAGCGGTCTATGACCTGATGAAGCGGGGGCCGACCAGCGCCAATTCCTGTCCGGCGCGGATCGTCTTCGTCACCTCCGAGCCCGGCAAGGCGGCGCTGCGGCCCGCGGTCGATCCGGAGGTGCTGGGTGCGACGCTGCAGGCGCCGGTGACCGCGATCGTGGCCTATGATTCGGCCTTCCACGAGCATCTGCCGAAGCTGCTGCCGGACGAGCCGGAGACGGCGATCCGCTTCGCCGCCCGGCCCGACCTGGCGCAGGAGACGGCGCATCGCGACGCGGCGATGCAGGCCGCCTATCTGATCATGGCGGCGCGCGGCCTCGGCCTCGGCTGCTGGCTGGTGGGCGAGTTCGACCGCGCCAAGGTCGACGCGGCCTTCCTTTCCGGCACGCGTTGGCGCTCCAGCCTCCTGGTCGATATCGGCTATGTCGACCGCAGCAAGGAATTCCCCCGCCGTCCGCGCCTGGCCTTCGAGGAAGCCTGCCGGATCGTGTGA
- a CDS encoding glucosaminidase domain-containing protein: MQFRVFRPAAALAGLLLIVPFAALAEPAAPSPITTDQPQAELQVADLPPQQEQVLPASAVPPIDKTSDIVLKVDSAGKLSDIFDSADYTLTEVRDGEAEVPRLLVEAMPADLRRLNSTDLRKDLFFNALLPLVLRVNEDIRHDRDRLLALQGLQHLGLAPSADSRAWLAELGERYGVADGDIDELLLRVDVVPPSLALAQAAVESGWGTSYSAQRRNALFGQTAGSAVRYAAFDRLIDGVASYARNLNTHPAYAGFRARRADLRAARQKLDGYDLASTLLRYSTRGTAYIRDVRAMIRGNDLVELDSARLAADRGLGLPAAS; encoded by the coding sequence ATGCAGTTCCGTGTGTTTCGACCGGCCGCCGCCTTGGCCGGCCTTTTGCTGATCGTGCCCTTCGCCGCCCTGGCTGAGCCGGCGGCACCCTCCCCGATCACCACCGATCAACCGCAAGCCGAGCTGCAGGTGGCGGATCTGCCGCCGCAGCAGGAACAGGTTCTGCCTGCCTCGGCCGTGCCGCCGATCGACAAGACCTCGGACATCGTCCTCAAGGTCGACAGCGCGGGCAAGCTCAGCGACATCTTCGACAGCGCAGACTACACTCTCACCGAGGTGCGCGACGGCGAGGCCGAGGTGCCGCGCCTGCTGGTCGAGGCGATGCCCGCCGACCTGCGCCGGCTGAATTCGACCGATCTGCGCAAGGATCTGTTCTTCAACGCCCTGCTGCCGCTGGTGCTGCGGGTCAACGAGGACATCCGCCACGACCGCGACCGGCTGCTGGCGTTGCAGGGGCTGCAGCATCTCGGCCTGGCGCCCTCGGCGGATTCACGGGCCTGGCTGGCGGAGCTGGGCGAGCGCTACGGCGTGGCCGACGGCGACATCGACGAGCTGCTGCTGCGGGTCGACGTGGTGCCGCCGTCCCTGGCCCTGGCCCAGGCCGCGGTCGAATCGGGCTGGGGCACCTCCTACAGCGCCCAGCGCCGCAACGCCCTGTTCGGCCAGACGGCGGGATCGGCGGTGCGCTACGCCGCCTTCGACCGGCTGATCGACGGCGTCGCCTCCTATGCCCGCAACCTCAACACCCATCCGGCCTATGCCGGCTTCCGCGCCCGCCGCGCGGATCTCCGAGCTGCGCGGCAGAAGCTTGACGGCTATGACCTGGCGTCGACCCTCCTGCGCTATTCCACGCGCGGAACGGCCTATATCCGCGATGTCCGGGCCATGATCCGTGGGAACGATCTCGTCGAGCTCGATTCCGCGCGGCTTGCCGCGGATCGCGGGTTGGGCTTACCTGCCGCCAGCTGA
- a CDS encoding NifU family protein encodes MFIQTEQTPNPASLKFLPGRAVMDAGTANFPSPETAARSPLAQRLFEIEGVTGVFLGTDFVTVSKADTLDWYVLKPSILGVIMEHFTAGRPVILAETAAEGSQSAEESEIEAQIRELIDTRVRPAVAQDGGDIIFQGYEHGVVYLHMQGSCSGCPSSTMTLKAGIENMLRHYIPEVTEVRAVA; translated from the coding sequence ATGTTCATCCAGACCGAGCAGACACCCAACCCGGCGAGCCTGAAGTTCCTGCCGGGCCGCGCGGTGATGGATGCGGGCACCGCCAACTTCCCGTCGCCGGAGACGGCGGCGCGGTCGCCCCTGGCGCAGCGCCTGTTCGAGATCGAGGGCGTCACCGGCGTGTTTCTCGGCACCGATTTCGTGACCGTGAGCAAGGCCGACACCCTTGACTGGTACGTGCTGAAGCCTTCGATCCTCGGCGTGATCATGGAGCATTTCACCGCGGGCCGGCCGGTCATCCTGGCCGAGACGGCGGCGGAGGGCTCCCAGTCGGCCGAGGAGTCCGAGATCGAAGCCCAGATCCGGGAGCTGATCGACACCCGCGTCCGGCCTGCCGTGGCCCAGGACGGGGGCGACATCATCTTCCAGGGCTACGAGCACGGCGTGGTGTATCTGCACATGCAGGGCTCCTGCTCCGGCTGCCCCAGCTCGACCATGACGCTGAAGGCCGGCATCGAGAACATGCTGCGCCACTACATCCCCGAAGTGACGGAGGTGCGCGCCGTCGCCTGA
- the mutY gene encoding A/G-specific adenine glycosylase, which translates to MPDTATSAEFTPADFAPSLLAWYDRHRRVLPWRAPPGQRADPYRVWLSEIMLQQTTVAAVKDYFLDFTRRWPTVADLAAAPVEEVLRAWAGLGYYARARNMHRCAVLVVERHGGVFPSEEAELRQLPGIGDYTAAAIAAIAFDRPAAVMDGNVERVMARIFAVETPLPPAKPILKTHAAALTPILRPGDYAQAVMDLGATICPPRSPKCILCPWSAPCRARKRGTAEALPAKRAKAAKPTRRAVAFWLTDARGQVLLRRRPPKGMLGGMMEVPSSAWLEQPMPDLAAVLAEAPGGSGWRLLPGLVRHGFTHFDFELTVAAGRLDAPVEGGILVPPDRLGEAGLPTAMWKIARHALRHLE; encoded by the coding sequence ATGCCCGACACAGCCACGTCCGCCGAATTCACCCCTGCCGACTTCGCCCCGTCGCTCCTGGCCTGGTACGACCGGCACCGCCGCGTCCTGCCCTGGCGGGCGCCGCCGGGGCAGCGGGCGGACCCGTACCGGGTCTGGCTCAGCGAGATCATGCTGCAGCAGACCACCGTGGCGGCGGTGAAGGACTATTTCCTCGACTTCACCCGGCGCTGGCCGACCGTGGCCGACCTGGCCGCGGCGCCGGTGGAGGAGGTCCTGCGCGCCTGGGCGGGGCTCGGCTACTACGCCCGGGCCCGGAACATGCATCGCTGCGCCGTCCTGGTGGTGGAACGCCATGGCGGAGTGTTCCCGTCGGAGGAGGCGGAATTGCGGCAGCTGCCGGGGATCGGCGACTACACCGCGGCGGCGATCGCGGCGATCGCCTTCGACCGGCCGGCCGCGGTGATGGACGGCAATGTCGAGCGGGTGATGGCCCGGATCTTCGCGGTGGAGACGCCGCTGCCGCCGGCCAAGCCGATCCTGAAGACCCACGCCGCCGCCCTGACCCCGATCCTTCGGCCGGGCGACTACGCCCAGGCGGTGATGGATCTCGGCGCCACCATCTGCCCCCCGCGCAGCCCGAAATGCATCCTCTGCCCCTGGTCCGCGCCCTGCCGGGCCCGGAAGCGCGGCACCGCCGAGGCCCTGCCGGCCAAGCGGGCCAAGGCGGCCAAGCCGACCCGCCGCGCCGTGGCCTTCTGGCTGACCGATGCGCGCGGCCAGGTGCTGCTGCGCCGCCGGCCGCCCAAGGGGATGCTGGGCGGGATGATGGAGGTGCCGTCCTCCGCCTGGCTCGAGCAGCCGATGCCGGATCTCGCCGCGGTGCTGGCCGAGGCGCCGGGCGGCAGCGGCTGGCGCCTGCTGCCCGGCCTGGTGCGGCACGGCTTCACCCATTTCGACTTCGAGCTGACGGTGGCGGCCGGCCGCCTCGACGCGCCGGTCGAAGGCGGAATCCTTGTGCCGCCGGATCGGCTGGGCGAGGCCGGGCTGCCGACCGCGATGTGGAAGATCGCCCGCCACGCCCTGCGACATCTTGAATGA
- a CDS encoding DUF721 domain-containing protein translates to MSYPRSMAALVPALARKALGGGRSAIGSLFADWPSVVGEHWADRAVPERLSFPAGKRDGGTLALRVDPADALLLQHDQDRLIERINGHFGYAAITRIKLVQAPLARQPATPRRRSLTPAEEAMLEGPLEAVDDPEWKSRLAAFGRALYARTPPR, encoded by the coding sequence ATGAGCTATCCGAGATCCATGGCCGCCCTGGTCCCCGCCCTCGCCCGCAAGGCGCTGGGCGGCGGGCGCAGCGCCATCGGCAGCCTGTTCGCGGACTGGCCGTCGGTGGTCGGCGAGCACTGGGCCGACCGGGCGGTGCCGGAGAGGCTGAGCTTCCCGGCCGGGAAGCGCGACGGCGGCACGTTGGCGCTCAGGGTCGACCCGGCCGACGCCCTGCTGCTGCAGCACGATCAGGACCGGCTGATCGAGCGGATCAACGGCCATTTCGGCTATGCCGCGATCACCCGGATCAAGCTGGTGCAGGCCCCCTTGGCCCGCCAGCCCGCGACACCGCGCCGCCGTTCCCTGACCCCGGCGGAAGAGGCGATGCTGGAAGGGCCGCTGGAAGCGGTGGACGACCCCGAGTGGAAATCCCGACTTGCGGCCTTCGGCCGGGCGCTCTATGCCCGGACGCCACCGCGATGA